The Erpetoichthys calabaricus chromosome 5, fErpCal1.3, whole genome shotgun sequence genome has a segment encoding these proteins:
- the LOC114641764 gene encoding zinc finger protein 664-like, whose translation MASANDNGMDERPAQKNYDNCDWAVLADCSVKSEDHEVRISVFKEEEESEGEIIEVTVEDSDDSSDGPELQQHETGNIFMQDICGEFRSSLQSHFTNTGQLATQQNSKELKSDFEEKTNEGNGKEGEEQQASRSERINSQDNSSFSQSSSAQSSLQCRQQYKKEKMKKTTRESENLTSATFHCRSLPVREANNANQQQECNTDEAALCTGQEGGQTVKNKSDGRNLKSTHTKPKHYYCSECGKQFLHKSSLPAHIRKHTGEKPHCCSECGKRFYDSYKLQRHTRIHTGEKPYGCAECGKRFIQSSHLQAHTRIHTGEKPHCCSECGKRFSDRYTLQTHTRIHTGEKPYRCTECGKLFIKSSHLQRHKRVHTGEKPYVCSECGKRFSDSSSLRLHTRIHAGEKPFSCPKCGKRFLQNCGLQAHIRVHTGEKPYCCSECGKQFSDRRSLRRHTRIHTGEKSG comes from the exons ATGGCCTCAGCCAATGACAATGGTATGGATGAAAGACCGGCACAAAAGAATTATGACAACTGTGACTGGGCTGTTTTAGCAGATTGTTCTGTGAAGTCAGAGGATCatgaagtaagaatttcagtttttaaggaggaggaggagtctgAGGGGGAAATTATTGAGGTTACAGTTGAGGATTCAGACGATTCATCAGATGGCCCTGAACTGCAACAACATGAAACTGGAAATATTTTCATGCAAGATATTTGCGGAGAGTTTCGTTCCAGTTTGCAGTCACATTTTACTAATACAGGACAACTGGCTACCCAGCAGAATTCTAAGGAACTGAAATCTGACTTTGAAGAGAAAACCAATGAAGGGAATggaaaagaaggagaagagcagCAGGCTTCTAGAAGTGAGAGAATAA ATTCACAGGACAATTCCAGTTTCTCACAGTCTTCATCTGCTCAGAGTTCTCTTCAGTGCAGACAGCAGTACAAAaaggagaagatgaagaaaacaacaagagaatcAGAGAATTTGACATCAGCCACATTTCATTGCAGGTCTCTTCCTGTGAGAGAAGCCAACAACGCTAACCAACAACAAGAGTGTAACACAGATGAAGCGGCTTTGTGTACTGGCCAAGAGGGTGGACAAACTGTTAAAAACAAATCTGATGGTAGAAATCTCAAGTCGACTCATACAAAACCAAAGCACTATTactgttctgagtgtggcaaacaattcctCCATAAGAGCAGCCTTCCAGCACATATAAGAaaacacactggagaaaaacctcattgctgctctgaatgtggcaaacgattttaTGACAGTTACAAGCTACAAAGACAcacaagaatccacactggagaaaagccttaTGGCTGTGCTGAATGTGGGAAAAGATTCATCCAAAGTAGCCATCTTCAGGcacacacaagaattcatacaggagaaaaacctcattgctgctctgaatgtggaaaaagattTTCTGACCGTTACACTctccaaacacacacaaggatccacactggagaaaagccatatagaTGTACAGAATGTGGGAAATTGTTCATTAAAAGTAGCCACCTTCAGAGACACAAAAGagttcatactggagaaaagccatatgtctgttcagaatgtggaaaaAGGTTCTCTGACAGTAGCAGTCTTCGTCTGCACACACGAATTCATGCTGGAGAGAAGCCGTTTTCCTGTcctaaatgtggaaaaagattccTCCAAAATTGCGGCCTTCAGGCACACataagagttcacactggagaaaaaccttattgTTGCTCTGAATGTGGTAAGCAATTTTCTGACAGACGTAGTCTTCGACGACATacaagaatccacacaggagaaaaaagtggctaa